The Actinomyces viscosus genome segment GCCCGGCTCGAGGCGAGCTGTTCGGCGCCGAGGCATGGAGCCGGGACCTGCTGACCGCTGAGCTGGAGGCCTCCCGGGGGCCCCGGGCCGACCGCCGCTACGTCGTCGTCGAGACTGATGCCGAGCCTGGTGTCGAGCCAGACGGTGCCGGCGAGGAACACGGCGCGGATCATGCCGACAGCCGCGTGGGGCTCCGGGCTCGAGCAGGAACCGGGCCGGGGGGGACGCCTCCTGGGCTATGCCGGCCTCTACCACGCCGGTGGTCTGACCAGCGCCGACCTGCTGACCATCGCCACCGTCCCGGCCGCACGCGGGCGGGGCTGGCCTCGGGCATGCTCGCCGAGCTCGTGGACACCGCCCGGAAGGCGGGCTGTCCCGACGTCCTGCTGGAGGTGCGCCAGTCGAATCAGACCGCCCCAGGGGATCTACGCCAGGCACGGGTTCGTCCCATCGGCAGACGCCGCCGCTACTATCAGGCGCCGCCCGAGGACGCCGTGGTCATGCGGCTGACGCTGCGCAGCGCCTGGACCCTCTCGGAGCGGCCGAGGTCAGTGAGTCGAGTCCGGGCTGAGCCGAGCTGAGTCGGGCTGGGCCGAGCGCGCGGCTCTGCCCGGCCGAAAGATCCGCACGCCCGACCGGGAGGATTGCGCCGGGGGTGAAGAAGCAGATAGGCACGGTGTTGGCCGGCAATAAATACGGCTTTCTGCGGTGGAGGCCTCGAGTGTCCGAGGCCTCACAGATTTGTCTGACACCCCTATGACGAAAAGGCGGCCTCGGACGGTGGCGTCAGCAAATTCCGCAGCGTTGAATCCGACGTTGAGGCCTTCCGAAATCCCCGAGATTCTGCGGATTGTCGGCGTATCGGTGCTGGTGGCGGCACAGATGGTGCCGAGGTGGCTTCAATCCCGGCTAGCCTTTTGCCGTGGCCAAAACATCTGCTCCTTCCCTGAAGAGGCGGACCGCCTTCTCCACGACCGTCTTCATGAAGCGCATGATGGCGATCTCGGGGCTGGTGTTCCTGTTCTTCGTCCTCTTCCACGCCTATGGCAACCTCCACTACTTCGAGGGTGAGGTCGCCTACGATCACTACGCCGTGTTCCTGCGCGCGATCCTCGTACCAATCCTGCCCTACGAGGGTTTCCTGTGGATCCTCCGCCTGGCGCTCATGGCCTGCCTCCTGGCTCACGCCGGCAGCGCCTTCCACCTGTGGGTGCGCAACAAGCGGGCCCGTGGCAACGACAAGTACGCCGTCAAGAAGCCCGGCGCCGAGTACTTCGCCTCCCGCTACGCCATGCGCACCATGCGCTGGGGCGGCGTCATCCTCCTGCTGTTCATCATCTGGCACATCCTGCAGTTCACCCACCCTGTCACTGACGCCGGGGGGCCAGTACGTGCACGGACGCGCCTACCTCAACATGTACTACGGCTTCCAGCTGTGGT includes the following:
- a CDS encoding GNAT family protein, producing MLAELVDTARKAGCPDVLLEVRQSNQTAPGDLRQARVRPIGRRRRYYQAPPEDAVVMRLTLRSAWTLSERPRSVSRVRAEPS